One region of Corynebacterium capitovis DSM 44611 genomic DNA includes:
- the hrpA gene encoding ATP-dependent RNA helicase HrpA, whose product MNDSVTRPSRADLFARLDSVPLADVSRFQRRLKKARAPQALASIAADIERAAGIVSARDAALPPLTYPDGLPVSARHDDIVELLRDNQVVIVAGETGSGKTTQIPKMLAELGRGRRGVIGHTQPRRLAARTVAERVAEELGQSVGESVGYSIRFDDHASPTTAIKLMTDGILLAEMQRDRLLMAYDAIIVDEAHERSLNIDFLLGYLKQLLPRRPDLKVVITSATIDVERFAAHFADAAGKPAPVIEVSGRTYPVEVRYRPLVADIDGKQVDVDMIDGLVDAISELMREGEGDILCFFASERDIRDAAEAIEKKHWRGVEVTPLFGRLSNAEQHRVFSPHAKRRIVLATNIAETSLTVPGIHYVVDTGLARVSRYSTRTKVQRLPIEEVSQASANQRAGRCGRIAEGVAIRLYSEENFAARPAFTDPEILRTNLASVILTMISLRLGDISDFPFIQPPSPKSIRDGLALLHELGAITDEEHDGAPALTPIGRDVARIPVDPKMGRMLVEANRLGVLDEVTVIVAAMTIQDVRERPLDFQAQADQAHARFKHKSSDFLSSLALWDYIAGSREELSGNAFRSRMKREYLHYMRIREWYDLVRQLRDVEKQMGWSRAADVGGERDADSIHKALLTGLLSNIGARIGDSREFQGARGTRFMVFPGSSLAKRPPEFLMAAELVETSRLWARDVASIEPEWVERAAASLLRHSYSDPVWSRKRSAAMVHQHSQLYGVPIVRDRLVPYHRIDAEGARVMFIRHALIEGDWNRHHAFIEHNESMLARASEIEEKLRRRGILVDDDALYDFYNSKLPAEVTTARHFDSWWKKKRHVDPHFLDFNPADLLIEDVDAAEGAFPDTWRQGGIDYTLSYKFEPGDPFDGVTVAVPVPLLAGFDSHGCDWLVPGLREELVTELIRTLPKALRRSVVPAPDFAVRALPLLQPLSAPLTEQLASVLRGLGGSGIDGSDFNPDALPPHLRVTFAAIDKHGDIIDHDKDLAKLKARQARHIRSSVSRAGRRSETASVSDWTADTLGVIPEAIETTIDGNHVEAYPALEATPGGVKVTVHPTRQAADASMLTASLTLLLRRITVSEAQMTKGLPLRQRVAVDTYPHGGASGLVNDARVAVVRDLLLACGGPVRDPAQFDALFKEVASAAAGEVRRTIVGIAPALPQYLDTLRELDKWEGPAIDDIRTQMAFLLPENAITKHGMERLKHLPRYLEAIRLRLEDMALDPERDAQRQDIVDSVRSRLDAKLRELPTSRGRGKLYKDILWAIQELRVSIFAQRLGTPRPVSPKRIEKMISQLA is encoded by the coding sequence ATGAACGACTCTGTTACCCGCCCATCACGCGCCGACCTCTTCGCCCGCCTCGACTCCGTACCGCTGGCCGACGTCAGTCGCTTCCAGCGTCGTTTGAAAAAGGCCCGGGCACCACAGGCGCTGGCTTCCATCGCGGCGGACATCGAGCGCGCCGCTGGCATCGTCAGTGCGCGGGACGCTGCCTTGCCACCACTTACGTACCCGGACGGTCTTCCCGTCTCCGCACGGCACGACGATATCGTCGAGCTGCTGCGGGACAACCAGGTTGTTATCGTCGCCGGGGAGACGGGCTCGGGCAAGACGACCCAGATTCCGAAGATGCTCGCGGAGCTCGGGCGGGGCCGGCGGGGGGTCATTGGCCACACTCAACCGAGGCGCCTCGCAGCGCGCACTGTCGCGGAGCGCGTCGCGGAGGAGCTGGGCCAAAGCGTTGGCGAGTCGGTGGGTTACTCCATCCGATTCGACGATCACGCCTCCCCGACCACCGCCATCAAACTCATGACCGATGGCATCCTGCTCGCCGAGATGCAGCGAGACCGGCTTCTCATGGCTTATGACGCCATCATTGTTGATGAGGCGCACGAGCGCAGCCTGAACATCGATTTTCTACTTGGGTACCTAAAGCAGCTCCTTCCCCGACGCCCAGACCTCAAGGTGGTCATTACCTCCGCGACTATCGACGTCGAAAGGTTCGCGGCCCACTTTGCCGATGCCGCAGGCAAACCCGCCCCCGTTATCGAAGTGTCGGGGCGCACCTACCCGGTGGAGGTACGGTACAGGCCGCTCGTCGCAGACATCGACGGTAAGCAGGTCGACGTCGATATGATCGACGGCCTCGTGGACGCCATCTCTGAGCTGATGCGCGAGGGTGAGGGAGACATTCTCTGCTTCTTCGCTTCAGAGCGGGACATTCGCGACGCCGCAGAGGCGATCGAAAAGAAGCACTGGCGCGGGGTCGAGGTCACGCCGCTGTTCGGCCGGTTGTCCAACGCGGAGCAGCACCGTGTCTTCTCACCGCATGCGAAGCGACGAATCGTGCTGGCCACCAATATTGCAGAAACCTCGCTGACCGTCCCGGGTATCCACTACGTCGTGGACACGGGTCTGGCGCGCGTGTCGCGCTACTCCACCCGAACAAAGGTGCAGCGCTTGCCGATTGAGGAAGTGTCACAGGCGTCGGCCAATCAGCGCGCGGGTCGCTGCGGTCGCATCGCCGAAGGCGTGGCAATACGGCTTTATTCGGAAGAGAATTTTGCCGCCAGGCCCGCGTTCACGGACCCTGAAATTCTGCGTACCAACCTCGCGAGCGTCATTCTCACCATGATCTCGCTCCGGCTCGGCGATATCTCCGACTTTCCTTTCATTCAGCCCCCGAGCCCTAAGTCGATCCGCGATGGCCTTGCCCTCTTGCATGAGCTTGGGGCCATCACCGATGAAGAGCACGACGGCGCGCCCGCCCTGACGCCGATCGGTCGAGATGTTGCGCGCATACCCGTGGATCCCAAAATGGGGCGCATGCTCGTCGAAGCCAACAGGCTAGGTGTGCTCGACGAGGTTACCGTCATTGTCGCCGCGATGACGATCCAGGATGTGCGCGAGCGACCACTCGACTTTCAAGCTCAGGCGGACCAAGCGCACGCTCGTTTCAAGCACAAAAGCTCCGATTTCCTCTCCTCCCTGGCGCTGTGGGACTACATCGCCGGGTCTCGCGAAGAGCTGTCAGGCAATGCCTTTCGATCCCGGATGAAGCGGGAGTATCTCCACTACATGAGGATCCGCGAATGGTATGACCTGGTGCGGCAGCTGCGGGACGTCGAGAAACAAATGGGCTGGTCGCGCGCCGCTGACGTCGGGGGTGAGCGCGACGCGGATTCCATCCACAAAGCTCTGCTCACCGGGTTGCTGTCGAACATCGGCGCGCGGATCGGAGATTCCCGGGAATTCCAGGGGGCGCGGGGAACGAGGTTCATGGTCTTTCCCGGTTCATCTTTAGCGAAGCGCCCGCCCGAGTTCCTCATGGCAGCGGAGCTAGTAGAAACGTCGCGGCTGTGGGCGCGCGACGTGGCCTCAATCGAGCCCGAATGGGTCGAGCGCGCAGCGGCAAGCCTATTGCGGCACAGTTACTCCGACCCCGTGTGGTCGCGGAAGCGTTCCGCAGCCATGGTCCATCAACATTCTCAGCTTTACGGGGTCCCCATCGTCCGCGACCGCCTCGTCCCCTACCACCGAATCGACGCCGAGGGGGCCCGGGTGATGTTTATCCGCCACGCTCTCATCGAAGGTGATTGGAACCGACATCACGCTTTTATTGAGCACAACGAGTCGATGCTTGCCAGGGCCTCAGAGATCGAGGAGAAGCTGCGCCGGCGGGGCATTCTTGTCGACGACGACGCGCTCTACGACTTCTACAACTCAAAACTGCCCGCCGAGGTAACAACCGCCCGTCATTTCGACTCGTGGTGGAAGAAAAAGCGCCACGTTGACCCGCACTTTCTGGACTTCAACCCCGCCGACCTCCTCATCGAAGACGTTGACGCCGCCGAAGGTGCGTTTCCCGATACCTGGCGACAGGGGGGCATCGATTACACCCTCTCCTACAAGTTCGAGCCGGGTGATCCCTTCGACGGCGTTACCGTCGCCGTCCCAGTACCGCTGCTTGCTGGGTTTGACTCCCACGGTTGTGACTGGCTTGTGCCAGGCCTGAGAGAAGAGCTGGTCACCGAGCTGATTCGGACCCTGCCCAAAGCGCTGCGTCGCTCCGTCGTTCCCGCGCCAGATTTCGCGGTGCGCGCTCTCCCCCTTCTGCAACCCCTTTCCGCTCCCCTAACCGAACAGCTCGCCTCCGTGCTCCGCGGCCTTGGGGGGTCCGGGATCGACGGCTCCGACTTCAACCCAGACGCTCTCCCGCCCCACCTACGCGTCACATTTGCGGCAATCGACAAGCACGGTGACATCATCGACCACGATAAGGACCTGGCGAAACTCAAAGCGCGCCAGGCCCGACACATTCGCTCCTCGGTTTCTCGGGCAGGACGGCGCTCGGAGACCGCCTCCGTGTCGGATTGGACCGCCGACACGCTGGGGGTTATACCAGAGGCGATCGAAACCACTATCGACGGAAACCACGTGGAGGCGTACCCGGCGCTTGAGGCGACCCCCGGCGGCGTCAAGGTCACGGTGCACCCAACGCGACAGGCCGCTGACGCCTCGATGTTGACCGCGTCGCTCACGCTCCTTTTGCGACGCATCACCGTGTCCGAAGCTCAGATGACGAAAGGGCTTCCGCTGCGCCAACGGGTGGCCGTGGACACCTATCCCCACGGTGGAGCTAGCGGGTTGGTCAATGACGCCCGCGTTGCTGTCGTGCGAGATCTTCTCCTCGCCTGCGGCGGCCCGGTCCGTGATCCTGCTCAGTTCGACGCACTCTTCAAAGAAGTCGCTTCCGCCGCGGCGGGTGAGGTGCGGCGCACAATAGTCGGCATCGCGCCCGCGCTACCGCAGTATCTTGACACCCTCCGCGAGCTCGACAAGTGGGAGGGCCCGGCAATCGATGACATCCGTACGCAGATGGCGTTCCTCCTTCCCGAGAACGCGATAACGAAGCACGGCATGGAACGCTTAAAGCACCTACCCCGCTACCTGGAGGCGATCCGTCTGAGGCTAGAGGACATGGCCCTAGACCCGGAACGAGATGCACAGCGACAAGACATCGTCGACTCAGTCCGCTCCCGCCTCGACGCCAAGCTCCGCGAATTGCCCACGAGCCGCGGGCGAGGCAAACTGTACAAAGATATCCTCTGGGCTATCCAGGAGCTGCGGGTGAGCATTTTTGCTCAACGCCTTGGAACGCCACGCCCAGTTAGCCCGAAGCGGATTGAGAAAATGATCTCGCAGCTCGCCTAA
- a CDS encoding hydrogen peroxide-inducible genes activator produces the protein MGNKEYRPTLSQLRTFVTIAENRHFGTAANKLHISQPSLSQALVALESGLGIQLIERSTRKVIVTPLGESLLPFAKATLEAADSFVAHSRGAHGRLSGPLTVGIIPTLATYILPDFLHLAREHYPDLEPRLVEEQTGHLMQQLRDGQIDIAVLATPTDTTGMIEYELFDEEFVVVTHDGHPFAGRRDLTLDVLKDLDLLLLDDGHCLRDQIVDLCRVVHAAQPASAESAARASSLTTIMQLVVAGLGSTLVPVSAIATECTRPGLSLATFDNSVIAQRTVGLVCRSSSTRAAEYETLGALVTRAFHMTVDRGRVLIGN, from the coding sequence ATGGGCAATAAGGAATACCGGCCGACATTGTCGCAACTGCGCACCTTTGTCACGATTGCCGAAAACCGACACTTCGGCACGGCCGCCAACAAGCTGCACATTTCGCAGCCGTCACTCTCGCAGGCTCTTGTTGCCCTCGAATCCGGGCTGGGTATCCAGCTGATCGAGCGTTCGACGCGCAAGGTCATCGTGACCCCCCTCGGGGAGTCGCTTCTCCCCTTCGCGAAGGCTACGCTCGAGGCCGCGGACAGCTTCGTCGCTCATTCCCGCGGTGCCCACGGGCGCCTGTCGGGCCCGCTCACCGTGGGCATCATTCCCACACTGGCCACCTACATCCTGCCCGACTTCCTCCACCTCGCCCGGGAACACTACCCCGATCTGGAGCCCCGCCTCGTTGAGGAACAAACTGGTCACCTCATGCAGCAACTGCGCGACGGACAAATCGACATTGCCGTGTTGGCGACGCCCACGGACACCACGGGGATGATTGAGTACGAGCTCTTCGACGAGGAGTTCGTCGTAGTCACCCACGACGGCCACCCGTTCGCGGGCCGCCGAGACCTGACACTAGACGTGCTCAAGGACCTCGATTTGCTCTTGCTTGACGACGGTCATTGCCTGCGCGATCAAATCGTCGACCTGTGCCGAGTTGTTCACGCAGCTCAGCCCGCATCGGCGGAATCGGCGGCCCGCGCCTCCTCGCTCACAACAATCATGCAGCTTGTCGTAGCCGGACTTGGGTCAACCTTAGTGCCGGTCTCTGCCATCGCTACGGAATGCACGCGCCCGGGGCTTAGCCTGGCCACTTTCGATAACTCGGTCATCGCCCAGAGAACTGTCGGTCTGGTGTGCCGCTCCAGTTCAACCCGCGCGGCGGAGTATGAAACGCTCGGGGCGCTGGTGACGCGGGCGTTCCATATGACAGTCGACCGGGGGCGTGTCTTGATCGGCAATTAA